The Aminivibrio sp. sequence GGGAGTATCCAAGGGAGCGGCCCTGGCCTCCTGGATCGAAACCCTCCCGGAGCGGCCGGAACTGGTTGTGGCGGCGGGTGACCATCACAACGACCTGGAGCTTCTCGCTTCGGCCCATATCGCGGCCGTCCCTGAAGACGCGGCAGAGGAAGTACTGAAAGTCGCCCATGTCATCATGCCGTCGGTGGCCCGGCATGGATTCGCGGCCCTGTCGGACTGGCTGCTGGAGTGGGAAGGGAGCCGTTACGAAATCGCCTCCCCTGTTGTATTATTATAGAGACACCTTTCCCTTTGCAGGAAAAGAAAACACGTTCCTGTCAAAAACAGAGTTCGTAAATCAGCGGCACATTACACGAGGAGGGAAACAGCCATGCCGGAAATCACCAGGTGGTCCCTTGTGCAGCTAGAGTTCCCCGAGGACTGCAATATCATCCTTGGGCAGAGCCACTTTATCAAGACCGTGGAAGATCTTTTCGAAGCCCTCGTAACATCTTCGCCTTCTCTTCGTTTCGGAATCGCTTTCTGTGAAGCTTCGGGAGACTGCCTCATCCGGAAAGACGGAAATGATGATGATCTGGTGGCTGTGGCCACGGCGAACGCGGAAAAAACAGCCTGCGGCCATTCTTTCGTTGTGGTTCTCCGAAACGGGTATCCCATCAACGTTCTCAACAGGATCAAGGACTGCCAGGAAGTCTGCCGTATTTTCGCCGCCACGGCGAACCCCATCCAGGTGATCGTGTGCGAGAGCGACCAGGGGAGAGGCATCGCGGGAGTCATCGACGGGTATGTTCCCAGGGGGGTGGAAAACGGTGAGGATGCGGAAAAAAGAAAGAACCTTCTCCGTTCGGTC is a genomic window containing:
- a CDS encoding adenosine-specific kinase; protein product: MPEITRWSLVQLEFPEDCNIILGQSHFIKTVEDLFEALVTSSPSLRFGIAFCEASGDCLIRKDGNDDDLVAVATANAEKTACGHSFVVVLRNGYPINVLNRIKDCQEVCRIFAATANPIQVIVCESDQGRGIAGVIDGYVPRGVENGEDAEKRKNLLRSVIGYKR